One Myxococcaceae bacterium JPH2 genomic window, GTCACCGCTGACGCCCCCGCGGCCGGCGCGGAAGGTGCGGGTCTCGGTGAGCTTCACCGGGTTGGCGCTGTTGGGGCCGCCCCACTCGTAGCTGACGGTGGCCTGGTAGCGATGGGGGCCGATTCGCTCGGTGACCTCGGCGGCGTCCATGCCGAGGATGCGGCGGGCGACCCGAGGGTTTTCCGCGACGTCTTCCGGAGGAAGGCTCTGCTGAGCGGACGCGACCACCTTGGGCGGGTCTTCCGGCGAGAAGATGCGGGCCTTGGCAGCCTTGTCGACCGGGTCGGTGCAGCCCACGGCGGCCAGCGCCAGGGCAAGGGTGACGGTGGACTGGGTGAACCGACTCACGACTCCTCCACAGCGGGACGGACGGCGGGAGCGGCAAGTTACGTGGCGCCTACAGGTGCGGCAAGCGATGGCTTGCATGCGGCCGTGCAAGGGATAGAACGCCCAACCCATGCAGAACCTGCGCGACAAGTTGTTGAAGGCGGGCCTTGTCTCCGAGGAGCAGGCCAAGAAGAGCGACGCGCCGTCCCAGACGAGCCGTCGCCCGGCGCCTTCCTCGGAGAGCCACGGGGCGCCCTCGGGCCGTCCCCCGGCCCGCCGCGACCGTGATGAGAACCGGACAGCCGGCGGCCCGCCCCGCCGCGAGGGTGGCGGTGGACCGCCGCGCCGCGACGGAGGCCGTCCCCCGTACCACGGAGGCTCGGGGGGCCGTCCCGCCGCCGCGACGACGGCGTCCGAGAAGCCCATCCCCAAGCTGCCCCCCATGCCGGGCTCCAAGGCCTACCAGCGCGCCGAGTCCAAGAAGCAGGTGGAGCTGGACCGCGCCCTCCGAGAGCTGGTGCTTGGAAACCAGGTGCCACTGGAGGCGGGCGAGACGGCGTTCTACTTCATGACCCGCAAGGGCAAGCTGCGCCGCCTGGAGCTGAGCCCCGCCCAGGCCAAGCAGCTCGAGGATGGCGAGCTGGGCGTCGTCGAGCGTCCGGAGCCCGCGCAGATCGAGCACTCGCTGGTGCCCGCGTCGTCGGCGACGCAGATGTACGCGCTGTCGAAGAAGTCGGTGCGCTTCCTCAACCGCAAGGAAGACCCCGTCGGCTTCATGAACGACGAGGAGCTCAAGGCCCGGCAGGACGCCGAGGCGGCTGGAACCGCCCCGGAGATTCCCGACGAGCCCGAGTCCACTGACGAGTCCAGTGAGTCGCCCGCGTCCGACGAGGACACCTCCGGCGGCAGCACCCCGTAAACCCACCCCTGCCCCCCGCTCCCCGAGCCCGCATGACGGACGCTCGGCGCGGGGGGTGGGCCTCCCGTCGCGTCCGCGTCAGTTGAACGCGTCGATGCCGGTGATGGCCTTGCCGAGCACCAACGTGTGCACCTCGTGGGTGCCCTCGTAGGTGAAGACGCTCTCCAGGTTGAGCATGTGCCGGATGGGCGGATAGTCGTCCGTGATGCCGTTGGCGCCGTAGATGCTCCGGGCCACGCGCGCGATGTCCAACGCGCTCTTCACGTTGTTGCGCTTGGCCAGGCTCACCATGACGGGCGTGCTCTTGCCCTCGTCCTTGAGCCGCGCGAGCCGCAGGCCCACGAGCTGCGCCTTGACGATCTCCTGGAGCATGTCCGCCAGCTTCTCCTGCGTGAGCTGGTAGCTGGCGATGGAGCGACCATCGAACTGGACGCGGGACTGCGCGTATTCGCGCGCGCCCTCGAAGCACGCGATGGCGGCCCCGGTGACGGCGAACGCGATGCCGAGGCGCGCGTTGTTCAGACACGACAGTGGCCCCTTGAGGCCCACCACGCCGGGCAGCACGTTGCTCGCGGGCACGCGCACATCCTGGAAGGACAGCTCGCTGGTGACGGAGGCGCGCAGGGAGAACTTGCCGGGGATCTCCCGAGCGGTGAAGCCCGGCATGCCCTTCTCCACCAGGAAGCCGCGCACGGACTCGGGGCCTCCGTCATCCGTCTTGGCCCAGACGATGGCCACGTCGGCGATGGCGCCGTTGGTGATCCACGCCTTGGAGCCATTGAGGACGTAGTGGTCGCCGTCCTTGCGCGCGCGGGTGCGCATGCCGCCCGGGTTCGAGCCGAAGTCGGACTCGGTGAGGCCGAAGCAGCCGATGCGCTCGCCGCGCGCCATGGCGGGCAGGAAGCGCTGCTTCTGCTCCTCGCTGCCGTAGGCATGGATGGGGAACATGCAGAGCGAGCCCTGCACCGACGCGAACGAGCGCAGTCCCGAGTCCCCTCGCTCCAGTTCCTGGAGGATGAGGCCGTAGGTGACCGTGTTCATGCCCGCGCAGCCATGGCCCTGGAGGTTGGCGCCCAACACGCCGAGTTCCGCCAGGCGCGGCACGAGGTGCGCGGGGAAGGTGCCCTCACGGAAGTGCTTCCCGATGATGGGCAGGACCTCGGCGTCGACGAAGCGGGCCACGGTGTCGCGCGCGGCCTTCTCCTCAGCGGACAGCAGGTCGTCGATCCGAAACAGGTCGGTGATGTCAGCGCGGGGCATGAGTGCGGTGCTTAACGTCGCGCTCCGACGTCGTCAAACGCCCGGGTATGCTGCGCGCCCATGGCTCCAGAGACGATGAAGACGGTGGTGGTGACGGGCGCCAGTCGAGGCATCGGTCGCGCGGTGGCGCTCACCTTCGCCCGCGCGGGATACGGCGTGTGGGCGCTCGCCCGCTCGGAGGAGGCGCTGAAGTCCTTGCGCGCCGAGGGCGGCGAGGCCATCCGCACGCGGGCCGTGGACGTGGCGGATGAGTCCGCGCTGCTGGCCGCCTGTCAGGCCATCCTGGCCACGGGAACGCCGCGTGTCCTGGTGAACAACGCGGGCATCACGGTGTCGGCGCCGCTGACGAAGACGCGGACCGAGGACCTGGCCAAGGTGATGGCCGTGAACGTGACGGCGCCCTTCATCCTCTGTCGCGAGCTGATGCCCGCGATGGCGTCGGCCGGTGGAGGCCGCGTCATCAACATCGGCTCCATCGCGGCCGTGCGCGGAGCGAAGTACACGTCCGCTTACTGCGCGTCCAAGCACGCCCTGCTGGGTCTCACGCGGGCGCTCGCGGTGGAGTACGCGCGCAAGCAGGTGACGGTGAACAACGTCAACCCGGGCTGGGTGGAGACGGACATGTTCGCCTCGGCGACCTCGGCCATCACCCAGTCCACGGGCCGCTCGCCCGAGCAGGCCCGCGAGGCGCTCGCGTCGATGAACGCCATGGGACGCATCATCCAGCCTGAAGAGGTCGCGGCGCTGTGCCTGTTCCTCGCCTCGGACGCGGCGGCCGGCATCACCGGCGCGGCCTACGCCATCGACGGCGGAGAAGTGGGCTGACGGCAAGCTCCGGAGGCGCGGACGAATCGCGCCTCAACTCCGAATGAGAAGCAGGGCCGCATCTCTCCGCGCGGACGGGAGAGGCGTTCCGCGCGCGTCGCTCACAGGCGGTACTGATTCACGATGGAGCTGACGTCATGCGACGCGGAGGTGAGGCGCGCGGCGGCGACGGCGCTCGTGGCCACGCGCTCGACGGTCTCGTCCGCGAGGGTCGTCAGGTCACTGAGCGCGGCGAAGAGCTCCGCGATGCCGGCGTCCTGCTGGCTCACCGTCTCCGCGATGCTGCGCACGGCCTGACTGTTGTTCTGGATGAGGGTGGCGAGCGCACGAAGGCTCTCCCCCGCGGCGCGGACCTGCTCCAGCCCGCCCTCCACCTCGCGAGAGCCGCCCTCGCTGGTCCGCACCGTCTCGGAGATGGCCTTGCCGATGTCCGCGAGGATGGTCTGCACGCGCGCCGTGGCACTGGCGGACTGGTCCGCGAGTGACCGCATCTGCCGAGCCACCACCGCGAAGGCGCGACCGGACTCGCCGCTGCGCGCCGCTTCGATGGCCGCGTTGAGCGCGAGCACGTTCGACTGGTCCGCCAGGTCCTTCACCGTCCCGGTGATGTCCCCCACCTGCCGCGTGCGCTGCTGAAGCCCCGTCACCGTGTTGAAGATGCGGTCGACATGCGAGCGGATGTGCGTGAGTCCCCCCACGCTGCCCGCCAGCGCGGACTCGCCCGCCTGCCCCAGCGCCCCGGCCTGCTCAGCCTCGCGGAGCACGCCCGTGGCGCGCTGCGCGGCGGCGCGAGAACTCTGCTGGAGGTTCTTCGCGGCGATCTGCGTCTGGTGGAGCGCGGCCGCCTGCCGAGTCACCGCGAGGTTCTGATCCGACGCGGACGTGGCCAGCTCCAACGCCGTGGCCTCCAGCTCCTGCGCCGAGCCGCGCAACGCCAGCAGCACCGAACGCAGCCGCGCCATCATCTCCGCGAACGAGGACGCGAGCTGTCCAATCTCGCCCGTCGAGCGCACGTCCAACGTGCGGCTGAAGTCCCCTTCCGCGACCACGCGCGCGGCGGCCTCTCGCAGCGCGCTCAGCGGAGCCATCACGCGGCGCACCAACAGGAAGATGACCACGCCCGCGATGGCCGCCGTCACACAGCCGAGCAGGACGATGAGCCCCAGCGTCGAGCGCAGCCGAGCCAGCTCCAGCTTCGCGCTCCGGGCCAGCACCAACTCGATGCCGTCACCCACCGCCACCCGAGTCACCCGCAGCGGCACCCCGGCCAACTCCAGCTCGCTCACCGAGGCACTCGCCTGCGCGGGCAGGTTGCCCAACAGCGCGTCCGGCGCGCCAGACGTGAAGGCATGCGCCACCAGCTTCGGCCCCAGATGAAGCACGGGCTCCACGCCCGCGCGCTGCTGATGCAGCCGGCGCAACAACGCGCTCCCGAGCTGGGTCCCCACCACGACGTGCCCCACCGTGCGCCCACCCTCCTCCACCGCCTGGGACACGGCCTGGTAGGGCTCGCCCGCGAACGTGATGAGCGCGAGCCCCTCGCGACGCAGAAGCTGTCCGAGCCCTGTCACCGCCCCATCCCGACTGCCCGCCAGCAGCGCGCCATCCGCGCCCGCCAGGAGCAGCACGTCCACGCCGAGCAAGTCTCGCTGTGCTCGCGCATGGGCCTGGAGCGTCTTCACCTCGGCCACGCCCCGCGTCAGCTCCGCGCGCAGCACCGGCCCCGCGGACGCGGCGCGAGCCACCGCCACGAGGGCCCGCTCCTCCTGCTCCTGCAAGGCGTTCCACGCCGCCTCGTCCTGCTCCAGGCTGGAGGCCAGCCCCGCGTTCATCCGCGAGCGCAGCGACATGCCCGTGAGCACGACGCTGCCCGCGGTGAGGACCAGGAAGACGAGGATGAAAGCCGCCGTCAAGCGCGCGGCGAGGCTGAGCGTCATATGCGACGGTGCTCGGGCTGGAAGTGAGACGCCAGAGGAGGGGGGAAGCGCAGACTATCCCGGAAGCGGAGAAATGTTGAGGGATGCACGCAGTCCCCGAGCACCCCGTCCGCGCACGGGCCCTCGCCACCCGGGCGGGTCCAGGACGACGACCCCGCAGCCTCCTCCCTGGGTCTCAGGCCTCCGGCACGCGCAGCACGACCGCGGTGATGTTGTCGCGTCCTCCCGCCTCGAAGGCCGCGCTCACCAGCGCATCACAGGCCTCTTGCGCGGTGGCGGCATGGAGGCGCGGCACCAACCCGTCCAGGCCCAGCGGCTCATAGAGACCATCCGAGCAGAGCAGGAACACGTCCCCGGTGCGCGCATCGAGCCGCTGGACCGTGGGCTCGGCGTTGTCCGTGCCCAGGGCCCGCGTGATGAGGTGCCGGAGATTCGCGGGTCCGCCGGGAGGCTCCATGCCCGCCGCGCGCAGCTCCTCGATGAGCGAGTGGTCCCGCGTGAGGGCCTCCAGCTTCCCATCGCGCAGGCGATACAGCCGACTGTCGCCCACGTGCACCACCGCGGCGCCATGCTCGCCCACCGCCAGCGCCACCACCGTGGAGGCCATCTCCCGGAGGCGCCCCACCCGTTGTGCAATCAAGTTGCGTTGGGCCAGCGCGGCGCACGCGGCCAACATGTTCTCCTCGCGACTCCTGCGAGGGTCCACCGCGTCCGGCCACGTCGCGTCCCGGTCCTTCTCCAGCCGCAGCCCGAGCCCCGCGAAGGTGTCCACCACGCAGCGGCTCGCCACCTCACCGCCCTCTTGACCGCCCAGCCCGTCCGCCACGACGAACAACCCCAGTTCCGGCAGGACACAGTAGGCATCCTCGTTGTGTGGCCGCCGGCCGACATGGGTCTGTCCCGCGCTGTCGATTCGCATGACTGCTGCCTCCTCGTTGCGCTCCCACCCAGCAAGCGGGAGGCCACCGACCGCATTCGCCCGGCCTGGGGACGCGGTCCCTGTTCCTGCCCTCCAAGACGCACCGATGCCATGTTCCTCCGACATGAGCGCCCCACCTGTCAGGAGTCGGACGATGGCGGCGCTCGGGCGTCTACACTCGCCCTCATGCGTGGGGGGAGCCCCCCAACATGTGTTCACGACCCAACGTTTCCCGCACCGCGTCGCGAGGAGAGGAGCACCGCTCCCATTCATCACACGCCGGGTCCCGGGCGCGCCATCACGCGTCGCGCCTAGCAACTTCCCCTCGCCCACGACGACAATCCGATGCGGCCCGTCTTGCGCGCCGCCACCGAGGTGACCGAATGAGCTCCGTCCGCCGACTGCCCTCCGGTATCGCCTCGCCCGCGACGCGATCCATCGCGGAGTACGAGGTCACGACCCCCATCCGCCACGAGCCGCCCGCGCCCGTCCCCGCGGTTCGCCATGGCTTCTCCGACGCCAGCGACTTCCAGGCCGGGGAGGATGACCTGGCGCCGCTGCTGGAGGGCCACGACGTGTCGGGCGCGACGGACGCGGGGCCTGGCGCCGACGCCATGGGACCGCCGCCCGCGGCCTCTCACCTGCTGGAGCATGCGCAGCTGCGCACCCTGGCGGGCATCAGCGACTTCGAGTCCTCGCGGCCTCGCTACGCGCAGGTTCTGGGCAGCCCCCAACCCTTGGCGGCGTCGCCCTCCCCGCTCCCGAGCTTCCGGCCCACGGCCATGCCTCCGCGCGAGGCTTATGCGAGCGAGCTGAACCCGCTCGACATCCTGTCCCCCGAAGCTGCTGCCTGGGAGTTGCAGAACCTGGACACCTCCACGCCCACCGTGGATGAGCCCGAGGATCTGCTCTTCATGCTGGAGCCGCCCGGCACCAGCGACCTGGACAGCCTCTCCATGGAGCTGGGGCTCGACGACCTCGATGACGAGTCCGGGTTCGAAGCCGAAGGCTCGCTCGACGCGAACGGCGAGACGCCTGACTTCCTCGCGGACGTCAACGACGTGTCCGCGCCGGAGCCCGAGTTCCTCGCGGACTCCACCGATGTCGCGGCTCCCGTCCAGGAGCCCATCGCGCAGGAGGCCGCGTTCGAAGCAGCCGCACCCATGGAGTCATCCGCGTCCTCCGCGATGGAGGAGTCACCGTCAGGGACTTTCGCGACCGAAGCGGCAGCGGTCATGACGGCGCAGCTATCCGAGGAGACTCACGCCGCCTCGCTCACGAAGACAGCGTCCGAAGCAAGTTCGCATCCCGCGCCCTCGAGCGCAGGGGACGAGGTCACGACTCGCGAGTCGTGAGGCACGAGCACGCTCGTCCCTCGTTCGGATGAGGCAGCGTCGCGCGAGCATTGGCCTGATGCGCGGGTCGTGCCGCGCTGCGAAGTCCCGTAGCGAGCGAGCCCTGAGTCTTGCGCTCCGCGACCTCAATGCTTGCGCGGCGGGTCATCGACTTGTGGCTCGGGCGTGTCTCCCCGGGCCGGCGGCTCCTTCTTCGGCGCAGGCTCGTTCTTCGTGTCGGAGTCCTGCCGCGCTGGGGGTTCCTTCTGGGCCGGAGGCTCCTTCTTCGGCGCGGGCTCGTTCTTCGTGTCGGAGTCCTGCCGCGCTGGGGGTTCCTTCTGGGCCGGAGGCTCCTTCTTCGGCGCGGGTGCCGGAGTCCCCGTGGAGTCGCGTTGCTTCTTCGCCTCGTCGACGTCCTGGGTCAGCCGGTTGATGTAGCGCGTGCGCTCCTCGCTCTGCCACTCGGCGGGCGAGAAGGCCGTGGGGACGTACTCGCGCGTGGTGTGCACCGGACCTCGCAACGTGGCCATCAGCTCGCGATCCGGATCCCCCGACTCCTTGAGCAAGAAGCCGTCCACGTCGCGCAACAGCAGCGGGAACGTGGGCGCTTCATCGATGATGAGCTTTCCAAAGACAGTCAGCTTCACCTCGTGCGAGCCCTCGGGCAGCTCCTCGTTGAAGGACACATAGGCAAAGGCCACACCGCTCTCGTCATCCAGTCTCCCCGACACGACATACCGTCCTGCCTTTCGGACCTGGATGCCGAGATAGAGCTGGAGTGAGCCGTTCTCGATCACCTCGCGCACCTTGCGGGTGAAGGTGGCCGGAGCCGCGGGCGTGTAGAGAATGTCGAAGAAGCTGGAGTCCTCCACCTGCCCCGAGCGCACGCGCACGTCCACGCGCAGCGTTCCCGAGTACAGCGGGAAGCCCTGGCGAGAGGGCTGGAAGCGCCCGGTGATGACGCCGTCTGCCGCCCGCGCATCGCCGTCCGCGCCATCATCCGCGAACGCGAGCGGCACGCCTTTCACGCCCCCCGAGCCCGGCACGTGCTCTGCTTCATGCGCGACGGCGGACACCACCTCGCAGGGGCGCGGCGTGTGGCGTTCGTCCTCGCAGGCCACGCTGAAGAGCACCGACTCATCGCCGACGACGAAGACCTTGTCTTGCTTGAGCCGCATCTGCACATCCGAGACGCTGTCTCCCGAACCGCTGCGGCTCACCAGTCGCCGCGTGCGCTCGGGCTCGGGCAACTCCATCTGGTCCGGATGCTCGCGGCTCGGACGCGAGTCGGGGGGATAGCGCGTGGCCGCGACATACGACTCGAGCGTGCGCTGGGCGCGCTCCAGGCGCGTCTCCCACAGCGCGCGGCGCTCCTCGCGCTCCCGCTCCTCCTGGCTCATCGCGGCCACGCTCGCAGCGGAGCCATTCGAGGAGGGTGGCCCCCCTCGCGTCGGAGCACCCGGGGAGGGGCGCTCGTCTCGCGAGGATGGGGCCGCATCGACGGGCGGCGAGGACTCAGACTCCGCGACAGCGCCGACTCCGCGGCTCCACCACACCACGGCCCCCAGGATTGCGAGCGCCAGTGGGAGGAACACGAGTCGCCAGCCGCCACCTCGCGACCGCGACGACGCGGAAACGGTGCCATCGGGAGTCATGGAGTCCTTCATGCCCGCGCGCTAGTAGGCGTACGTCACCATGTCCGCGCGGACCTTGGAGACAATGCCACCCCAGTTGCCGTTGGCGTAGTGGTTGACCGATTCGCCGTCGTCGCGGAAGTCCACGCTGTGGTTGGTCCACTTGGCGCGGCCATCGCTGCACGCGGCCGTGCCCGTGTTGAGCGTGCCGCCGCAGAACCAGTCACCCGGGTTGCAGTACGACCCCCCGGAGCTGCCAGACACGCCGCCCGTCGAGTGGTACGCGACGGCCTCGTCATCCTGCCCGGGGAGGATGCCCGAGTAGAGCGTGCCCTTCGCCGCCGCGAACATGTAGAGCCACACGTTGCGCGTGGTGTTGTGGTTGTACATGGCGCGCGCGGTGGTGGTGACCAGGTCGCTCACCAGCGGCTCGCTCACGGCCCACTCGCCCACGTCCGCCAGCTCGCTGCCGCCGCCCGCGCCCGAGGCCACGTCCACCCACCGGATGTTCCAGCCGGTCTGCGTGCTGCCATCCAGGTTGCCGCACACGCCGCTGGAGTTGGGAGACGCGTTCTTCTTCGTGCGCGTGGAGCCGCCGTAGAGCGACAGCGCGTAGCCGATCTGCAGGTCCCCCGCCGAGTGCGCGGCGATGTAGCACCAGTTGTCGCCGGTGCAGAAGCAGTCCAGCGCGTCGCGGATGCGGCCGTTCTCGTTGCCGACGCGCTGCGTGCCGTTCCAGTTCACCGCCTTCTTGTTCACTCCCGCTGCCGTGCTGGCCGGGCCCCAATAGCTGAAGTCGTTGTAGTTGCCGGCCTGAGTCCCGCCACCGTTTCGACCATGAATCCAGAGCGTGTAGTTGGTGGCAGCGGCTTCCGTGCCCACGAGCATCACCGCGGCAGCCACGGCCGCACCGAACAGCGTCTTCATGCGAGTGCCTCCTGCACAGCCTCTCAGGGGGAGAGAGGACAATCCGCCCGGTTGCCCTCCGGGCAAGGGGGACGCAGTCTAGGTCTCGCGTTTGAAGAAATCGAGAACGGGGAAAACTTGCTGCT contains:
- a CDS encoding serine/threonine-protein phosphatase, producing MRIDSAGQTHVGRRPHNEDAYCVLPELGLFVVADGLGGQEGGEVASRCVVDTFAGLGLRLEKDRDATWPDAVDPRRSREENMLAACAALAQRNLIAQRVGRLREMASTVVALAVGEHGAAVVHVGDSRLYRLRDGKLEALTRDHSLIEELRAAGMEPPGGPANLRHLITRALGTDNAEPTVQRLDARTGDVFLLCSDGLYEPLGLDGLVPRLHAATAQEACDALVSAAFEAGGRDNITAVVLRVPEA
- a CDS encoding methyl-accepting chemotaxis protein; this encodes MTLSLAARLTAAFILVFLVLTAGSVVLTGMSLRSRMNAGLASSLEQDEAAWNALQEQEERALVAVARAASAGPVLRAELTRGVAEVKTLQAHARAQRDLLGVDVLLLAGADGALLAGSRDGAVTGLGQLLRREGLALITFAGEPYQAVSQAVEEGGRTVGHVVVGTQLGSALLRRLHQQRAGVEPVLHLGPKLVAHAFTSGAPDALLGNLPAQASASVSELELAGVPLRVTRVAVGDGIELVLARSAKLELARLRSTLGLIVLLGCVTAAIAGVVIFLLVRRVMAPLSALREAAARVVAEGDFSRTLDVRSTGEIGQLASSFAEMMARLRSVLLALRGSAQELEATALELATSASDQNLAVTRQAAALHQTQIAAKNLQQSSRAAAQRATGVLREAEQAGALGQAGESALAGSVGGLTHIRSHVDRIFNTVTGLQQRTRQVGDITGTVKDLADQSNVLALNAAIEAARSGESGRAFAVVARQMRSLADQSASATARVQTILADIGKAISETVRTSEGGSREVEGGLEQVRAAGESLRALATLIQNNSQAVRSIAETVSQQDAGIAELFAALSDLTTLADETVERVATSAVAAARLTSASHDVSSIVNQYRL
- a CDS encoding SDR family oxidoreductase, whose translation is MAPETMKTVVVTGASRGIGRAVALTFARAGYGVWALARSEEALKSLRAEGGEAIRTRAVDVADESALLAACQAILATGTPRVLVNNAGITVSAPLTKTRTEDLAKVMAVNVTAPFILCRELMPAMASAGGGRVINIGSIAAVRGAKYTSAYCASKHALLGLTRALAVEYARKQVTVNNVNPGWVETDMFASATSAITQSTGRSPEQAREALASMNAMGRIIQPEEVAALCLFLASDAAAGITGAAYAIDGGEVG
- a CDS encoding acyl-CoA dehydrogenase family protein; this encodes MPRADITDLFRIDDLLSAEEKAARDTVARFVDAEVLPIIGKHFREGTFPAHLVPRLAELGVLGANLQGHGCAGMNTVTYGLILQELERGDSGLRSFASVQGSLCMFPIHAYGSEEQKQRFLPAMARGERIGCFGLTESDFGSNPGGMRTRARKDGDHYVLNGSKAWITNGAIADVAIVWAKTDDGGPESVRGFLVEKGMPGFTAREIPGKFSLRASVTSELSFQDVRVPASNVLPGVVGLKGPLSCLNNARLGIAFAVTGAAIACFEGAREYAQSRVQFDGRSIASYQLTQEKLADMLQEIVKAQLVGLRLARLKDEGKSTPVMVSLAKRNNVKSALDIARVARSIYGANGITDDYPPIRHMLNLESVFTYEGTHEVHTLVLGKAITGIDAFN
- a CDS encoding DUF2058 family protein; this encodes MQNLRDKLLKAGLVSEEQAKKSDAPSQTSRRPAPSSESHGAPSGRPPARRDRDENRTAGGPPRREGGGGPPRRDGGRPPYHGGSGGRPAAATTASEKPIPKLPPMPGSKAYQRAESKKQVELDRALRELVLGNQVPLEAGETAFYFMTRKGKLRRLELSPAQAKQLEDGELGVVERPEPAQIEHSLVPASSATQMYALSKKSVRFLNRKEDPVGFMNDEELKARQDAEAAGTAPEIPDEPESTDESSESPASDEDTSGGSTP